One genomic window of Solea senegalensis isolate Sse05_10M unplaced genomic scaffold, IFAPA_SoseM_1 scf7180000013365, whole genome shotgun sequence includes the following:
- the LOC122760293 gene encoding neoverrucotoxin subunit beta-like: MDHAGEQRLKPGLRKYSCELELDTNTMHRNLKLSDDNRKVTCVTEDQWYPGHPDRFEFWSQLLCRPGLTGRCYWEVEWRGTVYISLSYRGIKRKVNSSDCVFGRNDQSWSLICSDVHGYSVLHCGTQKPIMSSVSHRVSVYVDCPAGTLSFYSVSSDSLIHLHTFRTTFTEPVYPGFRVCHGSSVSLCSLYDMKRQQLQWWTRSHCL; this comes from the exons ATGGACCATGCTGGAGAGCAGAGGTTAAAACCTGGTCTCAGGAAGT attcatgtgaactggaactggacacaaacacaatgcacaGAAACCTCAAACTGTCTGAcgacaacaggaaagtgacctGTGTGACAGAAGATCAGTGGTATCCTGGTCATCCAGACAGATTTGAGTTCTGGTCTCAGCTGCTGTGTAGACCTGGTCTGACTGGTCGCTGTTACTGGGAGGTCGAGTGGAGGGGAACTGTTTATATATCACTGAGTTACAGAGGAATCAAGAGGAAAGTCAACAgttctgactgtgtgtttggacGTAATGATCAGTCCTGGAGTCTGATCTGCTCTGATGTTCATGGTtactctgtccttcactgtggGACACAAAAAcccatcatgtcctctgtctctcacagagtATCAGTGTATGTGGACTGTCCTGCTGGgactctgtccttctacagtgtctcctctgactcactgatcCACCTCCACACCTTCAGGACCACATTCACTGAACCGGTTTATCCTGGGTTCCGGGTCTGTCATggttcctcagtgtctctgtgttctctgtacGACATGAAGAGACAACAGCTTCAGTGGTGGACGAGGTCTCACTGTTTATAA